GTGAGTGCGGCAGAAGCCGCGCGTGTGCGGGAGGGGCTTGCGGCGGGCCGGGTGGATATTGTGATCGGCACCCACGCGCTTCTGGCAAAAACGATCAAATTCGCCAATCTCGGCCTGCTGATTATTGATGAGGAACAGCATTTCGGCGTCGCGCATAAGGAGCGCCTCAAAGCCCTGCGGGAGGATGTCCATGTGCTGACATTATCCGCCACGCCTCTCCCCCGCACATTGCAGCTTGCTCTGACGGGCGTGCGGGAGATGAGCCTGATTGCGACACCCCCGACAGACCGCCTGGCCGTGCGCACCTTCATCACACCGTTCGATAGTGTGATGATCCGTGAGGCGATACAGCGTGAGCGATTCCGTGGGGGGCAGATTTTCTGCGTCGTGCCGCGCGTCGAAGATATGGAGCGCATGTCTGAAAGATTGCGGGAGATCGTCCCGGATGCCAAAATCGTGCAGGCTCATGGCCGCCTCGCCGCGACCGAACTTGAGCGCGTGATGACGGAATTTTCAGACGGGAAACACGATATCCTGCTTTCAACCAACATTGTCGAAAGCGGCCTCGATATGCCTGCCGTGAATACGCTGATCATCCATCGTGCCGACATGTTCGGGCTGGGTCAGCTTTACCAGTTGCGCGGGCGTGTGGGGCGCGGTAAGCAAAGGGGTTATGCTTATCTGACCTGGCCGCAAACGCACCCTCTCAGCCCGGCGGCGGAAAAACGGCTTGAGATCATGCAGTCACTCGACAGTCTGGGGGCTGGCTTCACGCTGGCCGCGCATGACCTTGACCTGCGCGGTGCTGGTAATTTGCTGGGTGAGGAGCAATCCGGCCATATCAAAGAAGTGGGTATCGAGCTTTACCAGCAAATGTTGGAGGACGCGGTGGGCGACCTGCGTCACACAGGCGCGGCGGCACGCGCGCGGGATGAGGATTGGACGCCCATCATCGTGCTCGGCCTACCCGTTCTGATCCCGGAAGATTACGTCAAAGACCTGCCTGTGCGTCTGGGCCTTTACCGCCGTATCGGCGTGCTGAAAGGTGAGGCGGAAGTCGACGCCATGCGCGCAGAGATGATTGACCGTTTTGGCGCGATCCCCCCGGAGGTTGAAAATCTCCTGAGCGTGATCGAAATCAAAAAAGCCTGCCGTCGCGCGCACGTAGAGCGGGTTGAAGTCGGGCCGAAAGGCATGGTCATTCAATTCCGCAAGCAGCAATTCCCGAACCCGGACGGGTTGATGAAATGGATCGCGCGTAACGCGGCACAAGGCGTCAAACTCAGGGCGGATCATAAGCTGGCCATTGTGCGGGAGATGACAAACGCCCAGCGTATCGCCTATGCGCGCAAAGTCACCGCCGTCCTTGCCCGCATGGCGGAGAAGAAAACGGGGGCGCCCTAATCGCCTGGAGACAGTTCGGCGGCGCGTCAAACGATGGAGCGCAGCGCGACGGGTGCGTTCACATTTAACAAGTGCCGACGGTTCTTCCATCGCTTGAAGCGCAGAGCTTCTTCAGAATGTTGACAAAGGCCGTGGCGGCTTTGCTGGGTGCGGTGCGCGTGGTCGCCATGGCAATGGTCGCGCGCGGCGTTTCCCCAAGGATCGGGTGAAATGTCACGCCCTGCGTATGGATCTGCTGCAGATAAGCGGGAACGATGGCCACGCCCATCCCGGCAGCCACCATCGGGATCGTCGCCGCGACCTGCGGGGCGGATTGCCCCAATTGCGGGGAAAAACCGGATTGAAGGCAGGCGGAGATGATGGTGTCGTAAAATCCGGGCCCGAGATGACGCTCAAACAGAATTAACGGATCCTCCGCGATTTCATGCAGAAAGAGCCCCTCCGCCTTCGCACGCGGATGTGTCTCGGGCAGGGCAATCACGCTGGGCTCATCAATCAAGGGGCGCACCATGATATCGGCATCGAAGACGGGGGGCCGGATAATGGCCATATCGACCTGGCCGAGGCGCAGTGATGCACAGAGTGCGGGCGTGTTGCTCTCCTCCAGCGTCACGGTCACACCGGGCTTCTCACGCCGAAAAGCGGAAATCGCCGCCGGTATCAGTGGAAGAAGCGAAACACCGCCCGCCATACCCACCCGTAAATGACCCTGATCCCCGGCGCCAAGCGCACGGGCGAGTGTCTCAAATTCCTTCGCGAGGGAGAGGATGGCCCGCGCACGTTCCACGAGGATGTCGCCAGCCGAGGTCAGCGCCGCCCCGCGGCCCGAACGGTCAAAAATCCGCACGCCGAGATCATCTTCCAGCCTTTTGACCTGCTGGCTCAAAGGGGGTTGCGCCATATGCAACGCTTCCGCCGCCCGCGTGAAAGTGCCGTGATCCGCGATGGCGGTGAGGAAGCGCAGATGTCGTAATTCCAAAGCCATATCCCCTATATATGGAAATTGGCTCAAATATATATTGGATATGTATCGGGGCAAGGCCTAACGTTTCCGTGTGGCAACGGTAAGGACTTTTTTTACGATGACCTATGCAGTCGGCATGTATCTGGCGGACCGCCTTGACCAGATCGGGGTGGAACATCATTTCGCGGTCGCCGGGGATTATAATCTCATCCTTCTTGATCAACTTCTCAGCCATGCAAATCTGAAGCAGATTTATTGCTCCAATGAGCTGAATTGCAGCTTCGCGGCGGAGGGCTATGCGCGGGCGCGCGGTGTGGCGGCGGCGGTCGTGACATTCGGCGTCGGTGCCCTTTCCGCAACAAACGGCATTGCCGGGGCCTATGCGGAAAATCTGCCCGTCATCCTCATTTCCGGCGCGCCCAATTCGAATGATCAAGGTTCCGGACGCATTCTTCATCACACGATTGGCAAGACGGATTATAATTTCCAGCTTGAAATGATGCGGCAGATCACGTGCGCGGCGGTCGAAATTAATGACGTTGCCACAGCGCCTGAAAAAATCGATTACGCCATTCGCACCGCTTTGGCGGAGCGCAAACCCGCCTACATTAGCATTGCCTGTAACATCGCCGACGCACCCTGCCTGCGTCCCGGTCCGATGACGACACGCCACCCCTCCCTGAATTATGACCGGTCCAGCCTTGCTGCCGCCCTCGACGCGACGTTGGATTGGCTGAAGGGGCGTGAAAAACCTGTCATTATCGTCGGGAGTAAAATCCGCGCGGCGCAGGCTCAGAAGCCGGCTATCGCTTTGGCTGAAAGAATGGGGAGCCCCGTCGCCGTCATGGCGGCCGCGAAATCTTTGTTTCCGGAAACGCACCCTTCTTTCCGCGGTGTCTATTGGGGCCTCGTAAGTGATCCGGGCGTGGAGGAACTGATCAACGCGTCAGATGCGGTGCTCTATCTCGCGCCTGTCTTTAATGATTTCTCAACCGTCGGATGGCACGCCATGCCGCACGGTGAAAATGTGCTGGTCGCGGATCCTGATCATGTAACTCTCTGTCAGACGCGCTATGACGGCTTCTCCCTCGCAGCCTATCTGGAAGCCCTTACGACGCGTCTGGAGCAGAGGGACGCCATAGTATCCCCTGCCGCACCGAGAAGCTTCAGCCCTGCACCCACCCCGCCCGACGCGCCCCTCACCAATGATGAGATGACGCGCCAAATTCAGGAACTCATGACGCCCGAGACGACGCTTTTCGCGGAAACGGGGGATTCGTGGTTCAATGCCATGCGCCTGAGCCTTCCTGAACATGCGCGATTGGAGCTTGAAATGCAGTGGGGCCATATTGGCTGGTCCATCCCCAGCATGTTCGGCAACGCGATCGGGTCGCCGGGGCGTCGTCACGTCGTCATGGTCGGAGACGGATCCTTCCAGCTCACGGCGCAGGAAGTCTCCCAGATGATCCGTCACAAATTACCGGTTATTATCTTTCTCATTAATAATCGCGGCTATGTCATTGAGATTGCGATTCATGACGGGCCGTATAATGAGATTAAAAATTGGGATTATGCCGGGTTGATGGATGTCTTCAATGCAGAGGACGGCCATGGGCTGGGCCTGCATGTAAAGACCGGGGCGGAGCTCGATGCGGCGATTCGTCAGGCCCTGGCCAATAAGGAAGGCCCGACCCTCATAGAATGCGCATTGGAACAGGACGACTGCACCAAGACTTTGCGGGAGTGGGGTTTGCAGGTTTCCGCCACGAATGGCCGCCGGGCGCAATTATTGTAAGTTGCTGCGGATCGTCATCACCGGTTTCGCGGTCGGGACGCCCCGAGTACAGGGGCGTCCCAACTTTCATGACGAGAGTGACAATTGGATAAATCACCTTAGCCCCCGCACGTAAGTCACTGATATTGAGTTAATTTAAAGGCAAGGACCGCGACAATACGCCGCCTCGCGCGTCGGCCGCCATGTGGCGCGTGCTGCTCGTCACCCAGCTCAGACGGTGAGGGGTCAGTCCTCGCCGAAAAGGTCGAGGAGCTTTTGCAGCACGGTCCCGCCAAGCTCATCCGCTGAGCGGATGGTGACGCTGTTGCGGTAATAGCGCGTCACGTCATGGCCGATACCAATCGCCAGCAATTCCACCGATTTCTGAGATTCGATCTTGCGAATCACCGCGCGAAGATGCGCCTCAAGATAAGCGTGGTTATTGGCTGAAAACGTGCTGTCATCCACCGGCGCACCATCTGATATCACCAACAGAATGCGCCGCTTCTCATGCCGCTTGAGGAGGCGCTG
This genomic stretch from Candidatus Kirkpatrickella diaphorinae harbors:
- a CDS encoding LysR substrate-binding domain-containing protein, with protein sequence MALELRHLRFLTAIADHGTFTRAAEALHMAQPPLSQQVKRLEDDLGVRIFDRSGRGAALTSAGDILVERARAILSLAKEFETLARALGAGDQGHLRVGMAGGVSLLPLIPAAISAFRREKPGVTVTLEESNTPALCASLRLGQVDMAIIRPPVFDADIMVRPLIDEPSVIALPETHPRAKAEGLFLHEIAEDPLILFERHLGPGFYDTIISACLQSGFSPQLGQSAPQVAATIPMVAAGMGVAIVPAYLQQIHTQGVTFHPILGETPRATIAMATTRTAPSKAATAFVNILKKLCASSDGRTVGTC
- a CDS encoding alpha-keto acid decarboxylase family protein, with product MTYAVGMYLADRLDQIGVEHHFAVAGDYNLILLDQLLSHANLKQIYCSNELNCSFAAEGYARARGVAAAVVTFGVGALSATNGIAGAYAENLPVILISGAPNSNDQGSGRILHHTIGKTDYNFQLEMMRQITCAAVEINDVATAPEKIDYAIRTALAERKPAYISIACNIADAPCLRPGPMTTRHPSLNYDRSSLAAALDATLDWLKGREKPVIIVGSKIRAAQAQKPAIALAERMGSPVAVMAAAKSLFPETHPSFRGVYWGLVSDPGVEELINASDAVLYLAPVFNDFSTVGWHAMPHGENVLVADPDHVTLCQTRYDGFSLAAYLEALTTRLEQRDAIVSPAAPRSFSPAPTPPDAPLTNDEMTRQIQELMTPETTLFAETGDSWFNAMRLSLPEHARLELEMQWGHIGWSIPSMFGNAIGSPGRRHVVMVGDGSFQLTAQEVSQMIRHKLPVIIFLINNRGYVIEIAIHDGPYNEIKNWDYAGLMDVFNAEDGHGLGLHVKTGAELDAAIRQALANKEGPTLIECALEQDDCTKTLREWGLQVSATNGRRAQLL